In Akkermansia muciniphila ATCC BAA-835, the genomic stretch CTGTTGTCGGAGAGCGCCGGCGTTGTCGCATACGCGGCGGTAGGGTATGGCGTCTTTGCCGTATTTTTTGTCCAGGTTTTCCAGGGAAAAACCGCAGTGAGGGCACAATGATTCCGCCCCGCGGTGGAAATTATGTAAACACTTCGGACAAGTCGGCACAAGGAAAGTTTAAGCACGAAGTTCGTTGCCGAAAAGACTAATTGTCAGAAAGAAATCATGTATGTCTCAATCTTCCAGATTTTCTTTCGTGACACGGTAAATGGCGGCGCATCTGGGGCACGTGACTTCCAGCTCCTCTTCTCCCTGGAACAGGTCTTCCTTGTTTTCCTGAAGGGTCTTGAGCGTGGGCAGGATGCGGTCCAGCGTGCAGCCGCAGTAAAAGCGGAACCGGCGCGTTTCCAGCACTCGGGTATTTTCATCTTCTTCCAGATGGGCCATTTTCTCCCGGGTGAGGGAAGCAAGCCATTCTTCATCCGCGTCAGGCTGGGCCGTCACCATGGTGTAGCATTCATCCGGGAGCTCAATGCAGCGGGCGTTTCTCTGTTCGCTTTGCCTGTAGAATTCCTCCACCCATCGGGCCGGAGACGTTCCCGGAATGGGTACGACGGAGTATTGCGGTTCAAACCCCTTGCGGAGCAGGGTGGAATACAGCGTGTTTTCTTCAGGTTCCTTAATGTCCTGTGTGAAGACGCGCCCCACGACGGATTCCGTCAGGGAAGAACCGGTGACAAACAGGTTGGCGACGGCAGGCGTCCGGAGATTGACTGTCCAGGCATGTTGCTCCGCCCAGGGCCGTGCGACCATGTAAAGGGTGAAATAGGCCATGAGTTCTTTCAGTAGGCTGTCGTAGAGTTCTTCGTTGCGCAGGCCGTACTGCATGAGGTGAAGGTAGTAATCCGTAAACAGTGGAGAAAATTTTGACCTGAGCGCCAGACAATTGCGTCCGCGGACAAAGATGGATTCAACTGTAATGAATTCTTCTACCAGTTCTTCGCTCATGCCATTCAAGTTCGGTCTTCCTTTGTGGAAAATCAACCGTTCCTCCTGTCATTAGGGTCTATCATGACAGGTAGGCGCGGCGGCGGTCTTTTTCCCGGCATGGAAAGAGGCGGAAGAGTGGCTGGAGGGAAATGACGGAGGGGCCCGGGGACTGCACGCAATAAGCCTTTACCATGCCTTTCCGCGCGTTTAACATATACCTATGGCAACTGACAAAAATATCACCATCCATACTTCCAAGGGCGACATCAAGCTGACGGTGTTTGCTTCCAAGACGCCCGTGACGGCGGCTTCCTTTCTGAATCTGGCGTCCAGGGGATTTTATGACGGGCTCAAATTTCACCGTGTGATCCCGGATTTCATGATTCAGGGCGGCGATCCCACCGGCACGGGCATGGGGGGGCCCGGCTACAGGTTTGAAGACGAGTGCCGCCCGGACCTCAGGCATGACGGCCCCGGCGTGCTTTCCATGGCAAACGCGGGCCCCGGCACCAACGGTTCCCAATTCTTCATCACCCATGTGCCCACCGACTGGCTGAATGGCAAACACACCGTCTTCGGCAAGGTGACGGAAGGTCAGAGCGTGGTGGATTCCATTAAGCAGGGAGATACCATCTCCGGCATTACGATTGAAGATAATGCGGACGATCTGTTTACGGAACAGGCCGACCGCATTGCCGCGTGGAACAAGGCACTTGGTAAGTAACCTCATTCCGGCATTCACTCGGCGGAGCGCGGCGCGGGGACGCCCGTTCCGCTGTTTTCCTCTCTCTGCTTTTTCAGTACATGGTTCTGTCTGTTCAAAACCTGCGTGTGCAGTATGGCGCGCGCGTCCTGTTCAATGACCTTTCCTTTACAGTGGAGGATGGGGAAAGAATTGCCCTCGCGGGCCATAACGGCGCGGGGAAATCCACGCTGATGAAGTGCATCGCCGGTTTGAATGAACCGGATTCCGGCTCCATTATCAAATCCAGGCATTCCCAGGTGGGTTATCTGCCCCAGGAAGGAATTCATATCCGAGGGCGCAGGCTGATTGATGAAGCCATGTCCGCCTTTGCGGACCTGATGGATCTTCAGGAGCGCATTGATGTCCTGACGCGGGAAATGGCGGGGCTGGATCCCCGTTCCGCCGCCTACTCTGAAGTTCTCAATGAAATCGGGGAATTGGAACTGGTGCTGCATGCCCATAATTCCGCCCGGCTGCGTCCCCGGACGGAATCCATCCTGCGCGGCCTGGGATTCAAAGACAGGGATTTTGACCGGGATTGCGGAGAATTTTCCGGCGGCTGGCAAATGCGCATCGCATTAGCCAAACTGCTGCTCCGGGAGCCTGAAGTGCTGCTTCTGGACGAACCTACCAACCATTTGGACATCCAGTCCCAACGGTGGATGGAACAATATCTGCGCTCCTACCGGGGCGCTATCATCCTTATTTCCCATGATGTGGCGCTTCTGGATGCCCTGGTTTCCCGTACGATTGCTTTTTACCACGGCCGGGCGGAGGAGTACGCGGGCAATTTTTCCTATTTTCTGAAAGAAAGCGTGCTGCGGAAGGAAATTCTGCTGCGCCAGAAAAAGGCTCAGGACCGGGAGATTGCCAAAACGAAGGAATTTATCGACCGTTTCCGTTATAAAGCCACCAAGGCTTCTCTGGTTCAGTCCCGCATCAAGCAGTTGGAAAAAGTGGAACTGATTGAGGTGGAAGAGGATGATGCCGTCATGAACTTTCACTTTCCTGCTCCTCCCGCTGGCGCCCATTCTGTGGTCAGGCTGGAAAAGGTTTCCAAACATTATGGTTCCGTTTCCGTTTTTGAGAATGTGGATTTTGAAATCGTCAAGGGGGACCGCATTGCCATTGTAGGAGTAAACGGGGCGGGGAAATCCACATTTTCCCGCCTTATTTCCGGCGGAGAGGCCCCCAGTTCCGGCAGCGTGACCATGGGACGCCATACGCAGGTAGCTTTTTTCTCCCAGACGCATGCTGATGATCTGGATCCGGATAAAACGATTTTGGAATGCGTGGAAGCTGCCGCCACGCGGGAATCTGCGCCCATGGTCCGGAATCTGCTTGGCTGTTTCCTGTTCCGGGGGGATGACGTACACAAGCGCGTTGGCGTGCTTTCCGGAGGCGAGCGCTCCCGCGTGGCGCTGGTGTGCATGCTTTTGCATCCGGCCAATTTCCTGATTCTGGATGAACCGACCAATCATCTGGACATCCAGTCCCAGCAGGTGCTTCAAAAGGCTCTGTCCGAATATCCGGGTTCCTACTGCATCGTTTCCCACAACCGCAGTTTTTTGGATCCCATCGTGACGAAAGTGCTGGAATTTGTACCGGGAGAGAAACCGCGCGTTTACCTGGGCAATGTTTCTGATTATTTGGAAAAGGTGGAGAGGGAGCAGGCCCTGGCTGCCGCAGCCGCCTCACCCCCCTCCGGAGCGGCGGAACCG encodes the following:
- a CDS encoding Hsp33 family molecular chaperone HslO; its protein translation is MSEELVEEFITVESIFVRGRNCLALRSKFSPLFTDYYLHLMQYGLRNEELYDSLLKELMAYFTLYMVARPWAEQHAWTVNLRTPAVANLFVTGSSLTESVVGRVFTQDIKEPEENTLYSTLLRKGFEPQYSVVPIPGTSPARWVEEFYRQSEQRNARCIELPDECYTMVTAQPDADEEWLASLTREKMAHLEEDENTRVLETRRFRFYCGCTLDRILPTLKTLQENKEDLFQGEEELEVTCPRCAAIYRVTKENLED
- a CDS encoding peptidylprolyl isomerase — translated: MATDKNITIHTSKGDIKLTVFASKTPVTAASFLNLASRGFYDGLKFHRVIPDFMIQGGDPTGTGMGGPGYRFEDECRPDLRHDGPGVLSMANAGPGTNGSQFFITHVPTDWLNGKHTVFGKVTEGQSVVDSIKQGDTISGITIEDNADDLFTEQADRIAAWNKALGK
- a CDS encoding ABC-F family ATP-binding cassette domain-containing protein, whose protein sequence is MVLSVQNLRVQYGARVLFNDLSFTVEDGERIALAGHNGAGKSTLMKCIAGLNEPDSGSIIKSRHSQVGYLPQEGIHIRGRRLIDEAMSAFADLMDLQERIDVLTREMAGLDPRSAAYSEVLNEIGELELVLHAHNSARLRPRTESILRGLGFKDRDFDRDCGEFSGGWQMRIALAKLLLREPEVLLLDEPTNHLDIQSQRWMEQYLRSYRGAIILISHDVALLDALVSRTIAFYHGRAEEYAGNFSYFLKESVLRKEILLRQKKAQDREIAKTKEFIDRFRYKATKASLVQSRIKQLEKVELIEVEEDDAVMNFHFPAPPAGAHSVVRLEKVSKHYGSVSVFENVDFEIVKGDRIAIVGVNGAGKSTFSRLISGGEAPSSGSVTMGRHTQVAFFSQTHADDLDPDKTILECVEAAATRESAPMVRNLLGCFLFRGDDVHKRVGVLSGGERSRVALVCMLLHPANFLILDEPTNHLDIQSQQVLQKALSEYPGSYCIVSHNRSFLDPIVTKVLEFVPGEKPRVYLGNVSDYLEKVEREQALAAAAASPPSGAAEPGAGLDRRARRRMEAEIRQKKTRLLRPLQEKLELLEEEIARLETEKTEITSQLERPEVAADTEAVMELTSRFQQTDRQLETCFTQWADLSEKIEETEARIQEEAERNVSGS